The Chitinophaga caeni genome segment AAAGGAAGAAATCGGGTTGAAAAAAATTTATCATTGTTGTCCGACTAAAAATGCTTTAAAGGTACTTGGATTCCTTACCTGGTCAAGGATATAAGCGAAGGATGATCTATTCAGCCCCGCCAACAAAACCGTGGAACTTCGCACTTTTAATCGCGAAGCCATACAGTAGCACAAAAGCTGGATCGAGCGATCAAATTGGTGGCCGTGATGGCCAATTTGTGCCTTTTTTAGTACTTTTTTGGGCAAGCAAAAAAGTACAAGAAACGAGCCGATGAACATTGAATCGAACTTTTAAGGCGATTATAATTTTTTCATTGATAATTTAGTCGGACAATAATGAAATTTTATATTTATTCATTGCCCGCGCTTTTGGTTTCGTCGGTAGGTGAAGGATATTTAAGATGTACATCTCTTTGTGGGAAGGGAATCTCGATATTGTGCTGTTGGAGGGTATAATAGATCTTGTCTAAAACTTCGCTTTTCGTGCCGAGCATATTGCTGATATCCAACCAGAAGAACAGTTGAAAATCGATAGAACTTTCACCCAGGTCCTTGAGAAAAATGAGCGGCGCCGGATTGATAAAAATGTGTTCTTGCTGTTCCAGTATTCCTGTTAATAATGTTTTTACAAGTTTCAAATCCGATCCGTAAGCAACGCCAACCACGATATCAACGCGGCGTGTCCGGTTGGAGAGCGTCCAGTTAGTTAAATGTTGGGAGATAAGATCGCCGTTGGGGATGATGATTTCCGAACCCTCAAATGTTTCGATCTTGCTTGCACGGATGCCAATTTCTTTAACGGTGCCGCTTTTGTTGCCAACATCGATTATATCGCCAATCTGTATAGGCCGTTCAAATGCGAGGATGATTCCCGAAACAAGGTTGTTAACAATATTCTGCAACCCGAAGCCGATACCGACGCCCAATGCCCCGATAATGATGGTTAACTTGTCGAACGGTATGCCGGATGCTGCAAAAGCCACGAAGATGCCGCTTCCGAGTATTACGATCCTTAGTAGCAGAACGGCGTTGCCCCATCTCGGCTTTGCCGTACCACCGCTTTTTTGCGATCCGCCGAAAAGGTATTTCATTAATTTGGACACGTATACCGCCACCGCAATCACCACGAAGAAGATCAAGATACTACTGAAACTGAAACTGCTGTTGCCGATTTTGCGCTCCACGGACAAGAAACGGGCCACTTCGCCATGAACAATATCGTATAAGTTCAGGTTGCGGGTTAGCGTAACCATCCACAGGATAGACACCGCGAAGTACAGCAGGTATTTCAGGCTCTCCTTAATCTTGTTGTAATCGAAGAATGCTGCCATGCGGCTTGTATCCTTGTTGGCTTCAATATGCAGGTATATAGCTTCTAATATTATTTTTACCACCACTACCAACACTTCGGCGGAAATCATGCTAAATAATGCCGCTACCGTTAAGAACTTGGCGAGCATTACCCTGCCGAATAAATTACATCCGGTCGCCAGCAAGAGTAATAGTATAGCCAGCGTTACAATGGCATTGGCGGTTTCCTTACGTATGCGGAAAGGTTGCCTCGCGTGCTTTACAAGGTAAATGATACTGATGGTAATCGAAAGCACCTGCAC includes the following:
- a CDS encoding mechanosensitive ion channel family protein, which produces MNVFRLLLVYLVVIIPLLPQIGLAQGISDTLEKKQHQVAKDVAAVTADTSLSTLLTNIENITRMLNRVNNTMRRGFDTSNISGELPRSERLVEVIENNVQGRSYILNMRSVHALQVILLEMEEVNRGWQSSLEDYNKQISGMTSEIKSILTDSLLFSLPRDPKLKQLYFAQLEQLDKKWRQADTANRNILLRLGLLQNRVAMNYINITNLLDEVDYRIKTARKTIWNREEKDLFKISPGDYKVQIMDNLRVSMTANNRVFDYYYRYNWKTQIMNALIALAFFCWVQFNLRRIAKKYPGDNSIWVNVSYLRKSVFFSTLLVIFAIGPFVYENPPIIYLEMMWMIQGITVTILCWTLWPRWFKNYWICLLGLYLVIAFFNLLLQSSFTERWIQFTVQVLSITISIIYLVKHARQPFRIRKETANAIVTLAILLLLLATGCNLFGRVMLAKFLTVAALFSMISAEVLVVVVKIILEAIYLHIEANKDTSRMAAFFDYNKIKESLKYLLYFAVSILWMVTLTRNLNLYDIVHGEVARFLSVERKIGNSSFSFSSILIFFVVIAVAVYVSKLMKYLFGGSQKSGGTAKPRWGNAVLLLRIVILGSGIFVAFAASGIPFDKLTIIIGALGVGIGFGLQNIVNNLVSGIILAFERPIQIGDIIDVGNKSGTVKEIGIRASKIETFEGSEIIIPNGDLISQHLTNWTLSNRTRRVDIVVGVAYGSDLKLVKTLLTGILEQQEHIFINPAPLIFLKDLGESSIDFQLFFWLDISNMLGTKSEVLDKIYYTLQQHNIEIPFPQRDVHLKYPSPTDETKSAGNE